A region from the Lentimonas sp. CC4 genome encodes:
- a CDS encoding glucose-6-phosphate dehydrogenase assembly protein OpcA translates to MSELINALPGIEVPVGEVTNRLATMWDNDPLLSQNDFRASQMNVVLHFGLDVTAEEARERFDALIRFAQRYPSRIIVLCPTRVDLDGAMESKLFSQCYIGESHREMCCCEALLLRYKSEDFGYLSNQVSIWLEGDLPTYHWFSGVPISRIEKYFDNLLKGVRRCVYDSSIESQDMSTVAWPDPSRVFDLAKARLLPARQAIGQFLSGYSIDQICEGLQAVRVKHCSSMSGEGRGLLEWVQSCLAECDECDACPALKAEFSVCECDESTKDCALVLEFVYDDERFLRCRKFKDGSMGEIEAYLGQGQEKITARVKPLSAEQALAEALFF, encoded by the coding sequence ATGTCCGAATTAATAAATGCGCTTCCAGGAATCGAAGTTCCCGTTGGGGAGGTGACTAATCGTCTCGCTACGATGTGGGACAACGATCCTTTGCTCTCGCAGAATGACTTCCGTGCATCGCAGATGAATGTGGTGCTGCACTTCGGCTTGGATGTGACAGCCGAGGAAGCGCGTGAGCGTTTTGATGCGTTGATCCGTTTTGCGCAGCGATATCCGAGCCGTATCATCGTGCTGTGCCCGACTCGGGTCGATCTCGATGGGGCGATGGAGAGCAAGCTATTCAGCCAGTGCTATATCGGTGAATCGCATCGTGAGATGTGCTGTTGTGAGGCCTTACTGCTACGCTACAAGTCGGAGGACTTCGGGTATTTGTCCAATCAAGTTTCGATCTGGTTGGAAGGCGATCTACCGACGTATCACTGGTTCAGTGGTGTTCCGATTTCTCGTATTGAGAAGTATTTTGATAACTTACTCAAGGGGGTGCGTCGTTGCGTGTATGACAGCAGCATCGAGTCTCAAGATATGAGCACGGTGGCGTGGCCGGATCCGAGTCGTGTGTTTGATCTTGCGAAGGCACGCTTATTGCCAGCTCGCCAAGCCATTGGTCAGTTCTTGAGCGGCTATTCGATCGACCAGATTTGTGAAGGCTTACAGGCGGTGCGCGTGAAGCACTGCTCTTCGATGTCAGGCGAGGGCCGTGGCCTATTGGAGTGGGTGCAGTCGTGTCTAGCTGAGTGCGATGAGTGCGACGCTTGCCCTGCTTTGAAAGCCGAGTTCTCGGTTTGTGAGTGCGATGAGTCGACGAAGGATTGTGCGTTGGTGCTGGAATTCGTTTACGATGACGAACGTTTCTTGCGTTGTCGCAAGTTTAAGGATGGTTCGATGGGTGAAATCGAAGCGTATCTCGGTCAGGGGCAGGAAAAAATAACTGCGCGTGTGAAGCCTTTGTCTGCTGAGCAGGCACTGGCTGAGGCGTTGTTTTTCTAG
- a CDS encoding efflux transporter outer membrane subunit, with product MKHTKYFSAWTAATGSVALLLGGCAVGPEFQQPDLVPPAAFHSTDEATNTALGETSFADLKWQEVFTDPQLSAYIEEALEANWDVKIAASNLLAAEAEVAVARSGFFPSIFGGGDLYTTRTSENGPTGKLPTPEQSYGDVQLGMSSYEVDLWGNIRYANDAARARYLQSAEAQHTVRQTLIAQVAASYLNLLELDYELQIAENSYKTRQESLTLTTTREEGGVAAMQDVVQAQILVYTAESSIVDIKRQRDLQENALCILLGRNPGKLTRGADFSSQRFASKVPAGLPSSLVERRPDIRSAEQSLIEANANIGQAKAAFYPQVTLTGAYGYQSVSSSDLFKSASRDWQFGPAVSLPIFTGGRLKSNLKITEAQYEAALSGYQQTVQNAFKEVSDALINYERTHEFTASQALLTQSNRDAAELANIRYEGGVTSYLEVLYNEQELFSAELSLAQAELGELLSVVQLYRALGGGWEAPTQ from the coding sequence ATGAAACATACAAAATACTTCAGCGCGTGGACTGCAGCAACTGGCAGTGTCGCCCTGCTCTTAGGCGGCTGTGCCGTCGGCCCCGAGTTCCAGCAACCAGACCTCGTGCCCCCCGCGGCGTTCCATAGCACCGACGAAGCCACGAATACGGCACTGGGCGAAACATCATTTGCCGATTTAAAATGGCAGGAAGTGTTCACCGACCCGCAGCTCAGCGCCTATATCGAAGAAGCGCTAGAGGCCAACTGGGACGTTAAAATTGCAGCCTCGAACCTGTTAGCAGCTGAGGCCGAAGTAGCTGTCGCACGCTCAGGATTCTTCCCAAGCATTTTCGGTGGCGGTGACCTTTACACCACACGCACCTCCGAGAACGGCCCAACCGGCAAGCTGCCCACCCCCGAGCAAAGCTATGGCGACGTCCAACTAGGCATGTCCAGCTACGAAGTCGACCTCTGGGGCAACATCCGCTACGCCAATGATGCCGCCCGCGCACGCTACCTACAATCAGCCGAAGCACAACATACTGTTCGCCAAACACTGATTGCACAAGTCGCCGCCAGTTACCTAAACCTCTTGGAGCTGGATTATGAGCTACAAATCGCGGAGAACTCTTACAAAACTCGGCAAGAATCGCTCACACTCACCACCACACGCGAAGAAGGAGGCGTCGCCGCCATGCAGGACGTCGTCCAAGCGCAGATACTGGTGTATACTGCAGAAAGCAGCATCGTCGATATTAAGCGCCAACGTGATCTACAAGAAAACGCACTCTGCATTTTGCTAGGACGTAACCCAGGAAAGCTCACACGCGGAGCCGATTTTAGCAGCCAGAGATTCGCCAGTAAGGTGCCGGCCGGCCTGCCCTCGTCCTTGGTAGAGCGCCGTCCCGACATCCGCTCTGCAGAGCAAAGCCTGATCGAAGCCAACGCCAATATTGGCCAAGCCAAAGCTGCCTTCTACCCGCAAGTCACATTGACTGGTGCCTATGGCTACCAAAGCGTCAGTTCATCGGATCTCTTCAAATCCGCCTCCCGCGATTGGCAATTTGGTCCAGCCGTCTCATTACCTATCTTTACCGGTGGCCGCTTAAAATCGAACCTCAAGATTACAGAGGCTCAATACGAGGCAGCGTTGTCCGGCTATCAGCAAACCGTGCAAAATGCCTTCAAGGAAGTCTCCGATGCACTGATCAACTACGAACGCACCCACGAGTTCACCGCCAGCCAAGCCTTACTCACTCAGAGTAATCGCGATGCTGCCGAGCTCGCCAACATCCGCTATGAAGGTGGCGTCACGAGCTACCTCGAAGTCCTCTACAACGAGCAGGAGCTCTTTAGCGCCGAACTGAGCCTCGCCCAGGCCGAACTAGGGGAACTCCTCTCTGTGGTGCAACTCTACCGCGCCCTCGGCGGTGGCTGGGAAGCGCCGACGCAGTAA
- a CDS encoding peroxiredoxin — protein sequence MKHSLILIMLISLVSTLSAGDALEVGATAPQIQAVDQTGATIDLGAALNTGTTVVFFYPRAMTPGCTKQACSLRDSWEVLKERGVAIFGVSTDSAERQQQFIDKYELPYTLIADTDKVVSKAFGRGGFSRQAYIFIDGTLVWRDLKAATADQGDEVLAALDAIQASAKH from the coding sequence ATGAAACACTCACTCATTCTAATCATGCTCATCTCCCTAGTATCCACTCTCTCCGCAGGCGATGCACTCGAAGTCGGTGCCACTGCGCCTCAAATACAAGCGGTCGACCAAACTGGCGCAACCATCGATCTCGGCGCAGCACTCAACACTGGCACCACCGTCGTCTTCTTCTACCCAAGAGCCATGACACCTGGCTGCACGAAACAAGCCTGTAGTCTACGCGACAGCTGGGAAGTCCTAAAAGAGCGCGGAGTGGCTATATTCGGCGTCTCAACCGATAGCGCGGAGCGCCAACAACAGTTCATCGACAAGTATGAACTCCCTTACACGCTTATTGCCGACACGGATAAAGTGGTCTCCAAGGCCTTTGGTCGCGGTGGCTTCAGCCGCCAAGCCTACATTTTCATCGACGGAACACTCGTATGGCGCGACCTAAAAGCAGCCACCGCCGACCAAGGCGACGAGGTGCTCGCCGCACTGGATGCCATTCAAGCTTCAGCCAAACACTAG